A single genomic interval of Gossypium raimondii isolate GPD5lz chromosome 11, ASM2569854v1, whole genome shotgun sequence harbors:
- the LOC105761387 gene encoding DNA polymerase zeta processivity subunit, with the protein MPNSKPTTPFSGEMERKDNQSPQGEVAGILVEFLEVAITSVVYLKGIYPSGAFERRRYMNVVVQRARHPQLREYIHSAVSGLLPSIQKGLVERVAVTFFNTDNIPMERFIFKLMVNQSFGSKVEESDLEFSLRSFLIKLSVSQPLTTVLPRDCRWEIMAYFRSLPQVSTSKDAEMWIPTDTKQWQQPPLITPIKSMNSEPLGLQLYLEHPSPAEQVSG; encoded by the exons ATGCCAAATAGCAAGCCCACGACTCCATTTTCTGGAGAAATGGAACGCAAAGATAATCAATCTCCTCAAG gtGAAGTTGCTGGGATTTTGGTTGAATTCTTGGAGGTAGCTATCACTTCAGTCGTTTACCTCAAAGGAATTTATCCTTCCG GTGCTTTCGAGAGAAGAAGGTATATGAATGTTGTCGTACAAAGGGCTCGACATCCCCAGCTAAGAGAATATATCCATTCCGCTGTTTCGGGACTTCTTCCTTCCATCCAAAAG GGTTTGGTGGAGAGAGTCGCAGTTACTTTTTTCAACACAGACAACATTCCCATGGAGAGGTTTATCTTCAAACTAATGGTTAATCAATCTTTTGGCTCAAAAGTGGAAGAAAGcgatctagaattctctcttcGATCATTCTTGATCAAACTTTCGGTTTCCCAACCCCTTACAACAGTTCTTCCCCGTG ATTGCAGATGGGAGATCATGGCTTACTTCCGGTCGCTCCCTCAGGTTAGTACGAGCAAGGATGCGGAAATGTGGATCCCAACTGACACAAAACAATGGCAACAACCTCCATTAATAACACCGATCAAGTCGATGAACAGTGAACCTCTGGGTTTGCAGTTATACTTGGAACACCCTAGCCCAGCTGAACAGGTTTCTGGGTAA
- the LOC105761380 gene encoding LOW QUALITY PROTEIN: elongation factor 2 (The sequence of the model RefSeq protein was modified relative to this genomic sequence to represent the inferred CDS: substituted 1 base at 1 genomic stop codon) yields LQVKFTAEELRSIMDRKHNIRNMSVIAHVDHGMPFVRALLSMNHNVKKXIFRYAGKSTLTDSLVAAAGIIAQEVAGDVRMTDTRADEAERGITIKSTGISLYYEMADESVKSFKGDRQGNEYLINLIDSPGHVDFSSEVTAALRITDGALVVVDCIEGVCVQTETVLRQALGERIRPVLTVNKMDRCFLELQVDGEEAYQTFQRVIENANVIMATYEDPLLGDVQVYPEKGTVAFSAGLHGWAFTLTNFAKMYASKFGVDESKMMERLWGENYFDPASKKWTTKSTGTASCKRGFVQFCYEPIKQIINTCMNDQKDKLWPMLQKLGVTMKSDEKDLMGKALMKRVMQTWLPASSALLEMMIFHLPSPTKAQKYRVENLYEGPLDDIYANAIRNCDPEGPLMLYVSKMIPASDKGRFFAFGRVFSGKVATGMKVRIMGPNYVPGEKKDLYVKSVQRTVIWMGKKQETVEDVPCGNTVAMVGLDQFITKNATLTNEKEVEAHPIRAMKFSVSPVVRVAVQCKVASDLPKLVEGLKRLAKSDPMVVCTIEESGEHIVAGAGELHLEICLKDLQEDFMGGAEIVKSDPVVSFRETVLERSCRTVMSKSPNKHNRLYMEARPLEEGLAEAIDDGRIGPRDDPKVRSKILAEEFGWDKDLAKKIWCFGPETTGPNMVVDMCKGVQYLNEIKDSVVAGFQWASKEGALAEENMRGICFEVCDVVLHADAIHRGGGQIIPTARRVFYASQLTAKPRLLEPVYLVEIQAPEQALGGIYSVLNQKRGHVFEEMQRPGTPLYNIKAYLPVIESFGFSSTLRAATSGQAFPQCVFDHWDMMPSDPLEPNSQAANHVAEIRRRKGLKEQMTPLSEYEDKL; encoded by the exons TTACAGGTGAAGTTTACAGCTGAGGAGCTCCGTTCTATTATGGACCGGAAACACAACATCCGTAATATGTCTGTTATTGCCCATGTCGATCACGGTATGCCCTTTGTTCGTGCTTTGTTATCGATGAACCATAATGTAAAAaagtaga TTTTTCGATATGCAGGGAAATCGACTCTTACTGATTCTCTTGTCGCTGCTGCTGGTATCATTGCGCAAGAAGTTGCTGGTGATGTACGTATGACAGATACTCGTGCCGATGAGGCAGAGCGTGGTATCACAATTAAGTCTACCGGTATCTCCTTGTATTATGAAATGGCTGATGAATCTGTGAAGAGTTTCAAAGGAGATAGGCAAGGGAATGAATACCTCATCAATCTTATTGATTCTCCCGGGCATGTTGACTTCTCATCGGAGGTTACAGCTGCTCTTCGTATTACTGATGGTGCCCTTGTGGTTGTTGACTGTATTGAAGGTGTCTGTGTGCAGACCGAGACTGTTCTCCGTCAGGCTCTTGGAGAAAGGATCAGGCCCGTCTTGACTGTTAACAAGATGGACCGATGTTTCCTTGAGCTCCAGGTTGATGGAGAGGAGGCTTACCAGACATTCCAGAGAGTGATCGAAAATGCTAATGTCATCATGGCCACGTATGAAGATCCTCTTCTGGGTGATGTTCAAGTCTACCCCGAGAAGGGAACAGTTGCGTTCTCTGCTGGTTTGCATGGTTGGGCATTTACCCTGACCAACTTTGCTAAAATGTATGCCTCGAAGTTCGGAGTTGATGAGTCAAAAATGATGGAAAGACTTTGGGGTGAGAACTACTTTGATCCAGCTTCCAAGAAGTGGACTACCAAGAGCACCGGCACTGCCAGCTGCAAGCGTGGATTTGTTCAATTCTGTTATGAACCCATCAAGCAGATTATAAACACATGTATGAATGACCAGAAAGATAAGCTCTGGCCAATGTTGCAAAAGCTCGGTGTCACCATGAAGTCTGATGAGAAGGATTTGATGGGAAAGGCCCTAATGAAGCGTGTAATGCAGACTTGGCTTCCTGCAAGCAGTGCTCTCCTCGAAATGATGATCTTTCACTTGCCTTCTCCTACTAAGGCTCAGAAGTACCGTGTTGAGAACTTGTATGAGGGTCCTCTCGATGATATTTATGCTAACGCCATCAGGAACTGCGATCCTGAGGGTCCCCTTATGCTCTATGTTTCAAAGATGATTCCTGCTTCTGATAAGGGTAGATTCTTTGCTTTCGGACGTGTATTTTCCGGCAAAGTTGCAACTGGTATGAAGGTCAGAATCATGGGCCCAAACTATGTTCCAGGTGAGAAGAAAGATTTATACGTTAAGAGTGTACAGAGAACTGTTATTTGGATGGGAAAGAAGCAGGAAACCGTTGAGGATGTGCCTTGCGGTAACACAGTTGCTATGGTCGGCTTGGATCAATTTATCACGAAGAACGCAACTTTAACTAATGAGAAGGAAGTTGAAGCCCACCCAATTCGTGCTATGAAGTTCTCTGTCTCACCTGTTGTCCGCGTTGCTGTTCAGTGTAAGGTTGCATCCGATCTTCCCAAACTCGTTGAAGGGTTGAAGCGTTTAGCTAAGTCTGATCCTATGGTGGTTTGTACTATTGAAGAGTCGGGAGAGCACATTGTTGCAGGCGCTGGTGAACTCCATCTCGAGATCTGTCTCAAGGATTTACAAGAAGATTTTATGGGTGGCGCTGAGATTGTTAAATCGGACCCTGTTGTGTCTTTTCGTGAGACTGTACTTGAGAGATCTTGTAGGACTGTGATGAGCAAGTCTCCTAACAAGCACAACCGTCTCTACATGGAAGCTCGACCCCTGGAGGAAGGTCTTGCTGAGGCCATAGATGACGGGCGTATCGGTCCAAGAGATGACCCCAAGGTACGTTCCAAGATCTTGGCTGAGGAGTTTGGTTGGGACAAAGATCTTGCTAAGAAGATTTGGTGTTTTGGCCCCGAGACCACTGGTCCTAACATGGTTGTCGATATGTGTAAAGGAGTTCAGTACCTTAATGAAATTAAGGATTCTGTTGTCGCTGGGTTCCAGTGGGCATCAAAGGAAGGTGCACTCGCCGAAGAGAACATGAGAGGTATCTGCTTCGAAGTCTGTGATGTGGTTCTCCACGCTGATGCAATCCACAGAGGTGGTGGTCAGATCATTCCAACTGCTCGCCGAGTTTTCTATGCATCTCAGCTTACGGCCAAGCCAAGGCTTCTCGAGCCCGTTTACTTAGTCGAGATCCAAGCTCCTGAGCAAGCACTTGGTGGTATTTACAGTGTTCTTAACCAGAAACGTGGACACGTCTTCGAGGAAATGCAGAGGCCTGGAACACCACTCTACAACATAAAAGCTTACCTTCCAGTCATCGAGTCATTCGGATTCTCCAGCACACTAAGGGCCGCAACATCAGGACAGGCTTTCCCACAATGTGTGTTCGATCACTGGGATATGATGCCATCGGATCCATTAGAACCCAATTCTCAGGCAGCAAACCATGTTGCGGAGATCCGCAGGAGGAAGGGATTGAAGGAGCAAATGACCCCGCTTTCCGAGTACGAAGACAAGCTGTAa
- the LOC105761379 gene encoding scopoletin 8-hydroxylase, with protein sequence MGPSFDDGTSLYNFVVRDGNGVKGMVDSGLTTVPAAYMQPPRERIDKESARKHEQPPIDLSRLDGPEHDEVAVEIVRAAETLGFFQVINHGVPVDLLESLKDTANKFFGLPPEQKAVYRSEVSPTPLVKYGTSFVPEKEAALEWKDYISLQYVNDAEALQHWPIEIRDVALEYLRTSIKMVRKLLEVLMVNLGMKLVDPKIDALIDKKMVNMNFYPTCSNPDLTVGVGRHSDMGTITVLLQDGIGSLYVKIEEDMRFGKKGEWVEIPPTPGALVINVGDMLQVLSNKRYKSAEHRVRTTNTTSRVSIPIFTIPKLTEKIAPLPHLVEKDGIAHYREFMFADYMKNFFGNAHEGKKSLDFAKNVDSS encoded by the exons ATGGGTCCAAGCTTCGACGACGGCACCTCACTCTACAACTTCGTCGTCCGCGACGGAAACGGCGTCAAAGGAATGGTGGATTCCGGCTTAACGACGGTGCCGGCGGCTTACATGCAACCGCCGAGAGAGCGGATCGACAAGGAAAGCGCGCGAAAACACGAGCAACCTCCGATCGATCTGTCGAGACTAGACGGACCTGAACACGATGAAGTCGCCGTCGAAATCGTTAGAGCTGCCGAGACTCTGGGCTTCTTCCAAGTAATCAACCATGGCGTCCCGGTTGATCTGCTGGAATCGCTGAAAGACACTGCGAATAAGTTCTTCGGCCTGCCGCCGGAACAGAAGGCCGTTTATCGGTCGGAAGTTAGTCCGACGCCGCTGGTGAAGTACGGAACGAGCTTCGTGCCTGAGAAAGAGGCAGCTTTGGAGTGGAAAGATTACATCAGTTTGCAGTACGTCAATGATGCAGAAGCTCTTCAACATTGGCCTATTGAGATAAG GGATGTTGCACTTGAGTACTTGAGGACATCAATCAAGATGGTGAGAAAATTGCTTGAAGTTTTGATGGTAAATCTTGGGATGAAATTGGTAGATCCAAAAATTGATGCACTCATTGATAAGAAGATGgttaatatgaatttttatccAACATGTTCTAATCCGGATCTTACGGTAGGAGTAGGGCGTCATTCTGATATGGGTACTATTACAGTTTTATTACAAGACGGAATTGGTAGTTTGTATGTGAAAATCGAAGAAGATATGAGATTTGGAAAGAAGGGAGAATGGGTAGAGATCCCTCCTACTCCCGGTGCCTTGGTCATCAATGTTGGAGATATGTTACAG GTATTAAGCAATAAAAGGTATAAAAGTGCAGAGCATAGAGTTCGTACTACAAACACAACATCAAGGGTGTCAATACCAATCTTTACGATTCCAAAATTAACCGAAAAGATTGCACCATTACCTCACCTTGTAGAAAAAGACGGAATTGCTCATTATAGAGAATTTATGTTTGCTGATTACATGAAAAACTTTTTCGGAAATGCCCATGAAGGAAAGAAATCTcttgattttgcaaaaaatgTCGATTCTTCTTGA